A window of Apium graveolens cultivar Ventura chromosome 8, ASM990537v1, whole genome shotgun sequence contains these coding sequences:
- the LOC141679232 gene encoding uncharacterized protein LOC141679232 — protein MGSHNSENSRSLNSDDSVSLLGHGFLNNEEIVVINRARFLEDVDLDEVFVNPIRPVSNALLARDGGSTRSDHGPSNNIVSSKESSDGIAIEDDSLQQPESLRSLGQEQIAIGGYFIMKNGVLSLVCEHNAVVSIASHVVVNEDVIGEHNIDTNMPSIGAFGAAGAEQGSKDPNNVGQKIATWSDLVKQSIPNINPSFEDKVAFSNNPDGSLNLIPPREFLVQARQQWDTSCIGHFIGGGFDFKFVREQAMGLWKKRGLLNVFYNTKGYFTFKFDTTEHMKAVLNLNYIQMGGRFLFLKPWMESSKFKRNVFDNFPCWIKLGNIPPSYYCSSSGVSMITKLIGRVMKFDEATSRFLPMKFARVLVELEYNSRRPPYIMVPLLNSKGAEDKFRVEVEYSQLPYSCSICKAFGHSLSRCSDNPDREPPRAKNPNNTVNKNQGRTKSAKTRSSTRTTVENTEVIENDLIDKEGMEDFVANNDMTKIVTGTFFGCDVTIDDDFVLANCGVANLNNEDNLDEFDVDRNVGGSAQKDPEGTQVSPVESLDPPRASDCYQSSGHRRTSNRAVKSPALRTDKAPNAHTTQSHAKSQDPSQDYQVATQDFEEPIETHNPFGPLMSWRRVKYPLLVVNVKERPHLLPYLLFWDSNLPLTLLLIMRTSRLMDITSPWVVSGDFNYIAVIEEMAGGREQWTPDMQQFKDSILQAGLAHLRTIGPLHTWSNKNPNNLVHRRLDRMLCNAAWLHEFSESWVHVKTKGIMDHAPLLLHIPIQLEKIRKPFQFFNFMRDITGFQEEVTRGWAYTCSGDPMSILCRKLKEVKVELKTLNKQHGNLHTNVSIARTNLQEIQEAIDMDPLNSVLCKSR, from the exons ATGGGGTCacataattctgaaaattctagAAGTTTGAACTCGGATGACTCAGTCTCTTTGTTAGGCCATGGTTTCCTTAACAATGAGGAGATTGTTGTTATTAACCGTGCTAGATTTCTAGAGGATGTGGACTTGGATGAGGTTTTTGTTAACCCCATTCGCCCTGTTAGTAATGCTTTACTGGCTAGAGATGGAGGCTCAACTAGGAGTGACCATGGTCCCTCTAATAATATTGTGAGCTCCAAAGAAAGTTCTGATGGGATTGCTATTGAGGATGATTCTTTGCAGCAGCCCGAGAGTTTGAGGTCTCTAGGCCAAGAACAGATTGCCATTGGGGGCTACTTCATCA TGAAAAATGGGGTTTTAAGTTTAGTTTGTGAACATAATGCTGTTGTAAGTATTGCGAGTCATGTAGTTGTAAATGAAGATGTTATTGGGGAACATAACATTGATACGAATATGCCCAGTATTGGGGCGTTTGGGGCAGCTGGGGCTGAACAAGGTTCTAAGGACCCCAACAATGTGGGTCAAAAAATTGCCACCTGGAGTGATCTTGTGAAACAGTCCATACCAAATATTAATCCATCATTTGAAGACAAGGTTGCATTTTCAAATAATCCTGATGGGTCTTTGAATTTGATACCTCCAAGAGAATTTTTAGTTCAGGCTCGCCAACAATGGGACACAAGCTGCATAGGGCACTTCATTGGGGGAGGTTTTGACTTCAAATTTGTTAGAGAACAAGCTATGGGTTTGTGGAAAAAACGTGGCTTGCTTAATGTTTTTTATAATACGAAGGGCTATTTCACTTTTAAATTTGATACTACTGAGCATATGAAAGCAGTGTTGAATCTTAATTATATCCAAATGGGAGGTCGTTTTCTTTTTCTCAAGCCATGGATGGAGAGTTCGAAATTTAAAAGAAATGTTTTTGACAACTTTCCTTGTTGGATTAAGTTGGGAAACATCCCACCTTCGTATTATTGTTCAAGCTCTGGAGTTTCTATGATTACTAAGCTTATTGGTAGAGTGATGAAATTTGATGAGGCCACTAGTCGATTCCTCCCTATGAAATTTGCTAGAGTGTTGGTGGAGCTCGAGTACAACTCTCGGAGGCCTCCTTATATTATGGTTCCTTTACTCAATAGCAAAGGAGCGGAAGATAAGTTTAGGGTGGAGGTTGAATACTCTCAATTACCCTATTCGTGCAGCATTTGCAAGGCGTTTGGACACTCCCTCTCTAGATGCTCAGATAACCCTGATAGAGAACCACCTCGGGCTAAGAACCCAAACAACACTGTCAACAAAAATCAAGGAAGAACCAAGAGTGCAAAAACCAGGTCCAGTACTAGAACCACTGTTGAGAACACAGAAGTCATTGAGAATGATTTGATAGACAAGGAAGGAATGGAAGACTTTGTGGCGAATAATGATATGACTAAAATAGTGACTGGAACCTTTTTCGGTTGTGATGTCACAattgatgatgactttgttttaGCAAACTGTGGAGTTGCAAACCTGAACAATGAAGATAATCTGGATGAATTTGATGTGGATCGTAATGTGGGTGGATCTGCCCAAAAGGATCCAGAGGGAACACAAGTTTCGCCTGTTGAGTCCCTGGACCCACCTAGGGCTTCAGATTGTTACCAATCGTCAGGCCACCGTCGAACCTCAAACCGCGCAGTCAAGTCCCCAGCTCTGCGCACAGACAAGGCGCCCAACGCGCACACTACTCAATCTCATGCAAAGTCCCAGGATCCATCTCAGGACTATCAAGTTGCTACCCAAGATTTTGAGGAACCTATTGAAACCCACAACCCCTTTGGACCCTTAATGAGTTGGAGGAGGGTGAAGTACCCCCTACTAGTCGTAAATGTAAAGGAAAGACCTCACCTCCTTCCATATCTATTATTCTGGGACTCAAACCTCCCACTGACTCTTCTACTGATCATGCGGACATCAAGGCTAATG GATATCACTTCTCCTTGGGTGGTTAGTGGTGACTTTAATTACATCGCTGTAATTGAGGAAATGGCTGGTGGTAGAGAACAATGGACTCCAGATATGCAACAGTTTAAAGATAGTATCTTACAAGCTGGCCTTGCCCATCTTCGTACTATAGGGCCTCTCCACACGTGGTCGAACAAAAACCCTAATAACTTGGTCCATAGGCGCCTTGACAGAATGCTTTGTAATGCAGCTTGGCTCCATGAATTTTCTGAAAGCTGGGTCCATGTTAAGACCAAGGGGATCATGGATCATGCTCCTTTATTGCTCCACATACCTATACAACTTGAAAAGATACGTAAGCCCTTCCAATTCTTTAATTTTATGAGAGATATAACAGGGTTCCAGGAGGAAGTGACGCGAGGATGGGCCTATACTTGCTCTGGGGACCCGATGAGCATTTTATGCCGTAAATTAAAGGAGGTCAAGGTTGAATTAAAGACTCTCAATAAACAGCATGGTAATCTTCACACCAATGTTTCTATCGCTCGTACTAATCTGCAAGAAATTCAGGAAGCCATTGACATGGACCCCTTGAACTCTGTCTTGTGCAAGTCTCGATAA